Proteins encoded together in one Porites lutea chromosome 2, jaPorLute2.1, whole genome shotgun sequence window:
- the LOC140926108 gene encoding uncharacterized protein → MRRDPRYLNVNEHTKICGEHFVIGDYVNPYSVKKRLKDDAVPSIFAWNKDKNQSKKRRSVTEKLEAIRTEEDEATDTASEGEGDPVTSSSGKDLGLVSRKTQTYEDDMCASSDDHWRIPCSHKFSVGHLLSKCTTPKREEKLFTHFTGFNSHGEFMNTLQFLLPNLDRKLLIYWDSEARQTTVIDTETMFDGDCDDPDDFNDEEQNDICLTRPTAHKLPVEDEYLLVLMKLRMGLSVVDLGERFNIAESTVNNIFLTWINYLYVTLGSIKIWPHRDIILQNAPAEFLEKYPNNIVIIDATELKIEVPSALQKHSESYSTYKSHTTLKCLLGVDPKGGIMFISQLYEGSISDKQIVQRSGFLDILDKKVTVGEIKKGDAIMADKGFDIQNDLKKLGLQLNIPPFLKDKVGFEEDDVIKTQTIARHRIHVERAICKVRRFRIFHSVIPVSMLGCVNQIWTVACLLSNFQNPVLA, encoded by the coding sequence ATGAGACGAGATCCTCGATATTTGAACGTCAACGAGCACACCAAGATATGCGGCGAACACTTTGTAATAGGAGACTACGTGAATCCTTATTCAGTGAAAAAACGACTCAAGGACGATGCAGTTCCTTCGATTTTTGCGtggaataaagataaaaatcaGTCTAAGAAAAGACGTTCTGTTACCGAAAAACTGGAGGCAATCAGAACTGAGGAGGATGAAGCAACAGACACTGCATCCGAGGGAGAAGGCGACCCCGTCACAAGCAGTTCTGGAAAAGACCTTGGTTTAGTTTCACGAAAAACACAAACATATGAAGATGACATGTGCGCTTCGTCAGATGATCATTGGCGAATTCCCTGCTCACATAAATTTTCTGTAGGTCATTTGCTTTCGAAATGCACGACGCCTAAGAGAGAGGAAAAGCTGTTTACTCACTTTACTGGATTTAATTCTCATGGTGAGTTCATGAACACATTGCAGTTTTTATTGCCAAACTTAGATAGAAAACTGTTAATTTACTGGGATAGTGAAGCAAGACAAACTACTGTCATTGATACAGAAACAATGTTTGATGGTGATTGTGATGACCCAGACGATTTTAACGATGAAGAACAAAATGACATCTGTTTAACACGTCCTACAGCACACAAACTGCCAGTTGAGGATGAGTACCTTCTCGTATTAATGAAACTTCGAATGGGTTTAAGCGTCGTTGATCTGGGAGAAAGATTCAATATTGCCGAGAGTACGGTTAATAATATATTCCTTACCTGGATAAACTACCTGTATGTCACACTTGGAAGCATTAAAATATGGCCACATAGAgatattattttacaaaacGCACCTGCAGAATTCTTGGAGAAGTATCCAAATAACATTGTGATTATTGATGCAACTGAACTGAAGATTGAAGTCCCAAGTGCACTTCAGAAGCACAGTGAAAGTTACAGTACATATAAGTCTCACACAACATTAAAATGTCTTCTTGGTGTTGATCCCAAAGGTGGGATCATGTTTATATCTCAACTTTATGAGGGCTCTATTAGTGATAAGCAAATAGTTCAGAGAAGTGGTTTCCTAGATATCCTGGATAAAAAAGTAACGGttggtgaaataaaaaaaggggaTGCAATCATGGCTGACAAAGGTTTTGATATTCAAAATGATTTAAAGAAACTAGGTTTGCAACTGAATATCCCTCCCTTTTTGAAAGACAAGGTTGGTTTTGAAGAAGATGATGTTATAAAAACCCAAACAATTGCAAGGCACCGCATACATGTGGAGAGAGCTATTTGCAAGGTTAGAAGGTTCCGAATATTTCATTCAGTCATTCCAGTTTCTATGTTGGGATGTGTAAATCAAATATGGACAGTGGCTTGCCTATTGTCAAATTTCCAAAACCCTGTTCTTGCATGA